A portion of the Streptomyces erythrochromogenes genome contains these proteins:
- a CDS encoding SLATT domain-containing protein has translation MSQPEMQPEGPPRDPREEGGGAMAAGDLTGRPFPLGDWGEPAERLDELYRRVEADALRTAEWYLSDRAWKRRGARVLRVGAALGAVTGAAMPVLELTGSAPGGSTYGYLALLLGAAALACDRFFGLTSGWMRDVATAQAVQRRLQTLQFDWASENVREVLGPTEGTASEAAERCLTVLRRFSEDITELVRSETADWMVEFRAGPAPLVMQSLGASGGRTDAYVPPARFPLPPGTRPNMPRQRPPEQPR, from the coding sequence GTGAGCCAGCCGGAGATGCAGCCCGAGGGGCCACCCCGGGATCCCCGGGAGGAGGGCGGCGGGGCGATGGCGGCGGGCGATCTGACCGGTCGGCCCTTTCCCCTCGGGGACTGGGGGGAGCCCGCCGAGCGGCTCGACGAGCTCTACCGGCGGGTCGAGGCGGACGCGCTGCGCACGGCCGAGTGGTACCTGTCCGACCGGGCGTGGAAGCGCCGCGGGGCGCGCGTACTGCGCGTCGGCGCGGCCCTGGGCGCCGTCACGGGCGCCGCGATGCCGGTGCTGGAGCTGACGGGCTCGGCGCCGGGCGGATCGACGTACGGGTACCTGGCACTGCTGCTGGGCGCGGCCGCGCTGGCCTGCGACCGGTTCTTCGGGCTGACGTCGGGGTGGATGCGGGACGTGGCCACGGCCCAGGCGGTGCAGCGCAGGCTCCAGACCCTCCAGTTCGACTGGGCTTCGGAGAACGTCCGCGAGGTGCTCGGGCCCACCGAGGGCACCGCCAGCGAGGCCGCCGAGCGCTGCCTGACCGTGCTGCGCCGCTTCTCCGAGGACATCACGGAGCTGGTGCGGTCGGAGACGGCGGACTGGATGGTGGAGTTCCGGGCCGGGCCCGCGCCGCTGGTGATGCAGTCGCTGGGGGCCTCCGGGGGGCGCACGGACGCCTACGTCCCGCCGGCCCGCTTCCCGCTGCCGCCGGGCACCCGCCCGAACATGCCGCGCCAGCGGCCCCCGGAGCAGCCCCGCTGA
- a CDS encoding HIT family protein: MTESDWRLDRIGSAHRGVNPTVLRRLDTGFAVIGDRQFLPGYSVLLTDDPAVTRLSDLPRPRRTAYLADLERLAEAVERACARLDPAFRRVNIEILGNTDPYLHAHIWPRYDWEPDDRVRLPVWLYERECWRGERHALAPRHDALRAAIGEELDRLGPAGPTA; the protein is encoded by the coding sequence GTGACAGAGAGCGACTGGCGTCTCGACCGCATCGGCAGCGCGCACCGCGGGGTGAACCCGACCGTCCTGCGCCGCCTCGACACCGGATTCGCGGTCATCGGGGACCGGCAGTTCCTCCCCGGATACTCGGTGCTGCTGACCGACGACCCGGCCGTCACCCGCCTCTCGGACCTGCCCCGGCCCCGCAGGACGGCGTACCTCGCCGACCTGGAGCGGCTGGCCGAGGCCGTCGAGCGGGCCTGCGCGCGGCTCGACCCGGCCTTCCGCCGGGTGAACATCGAGATCCTCGGCAACACCGACCCGTACCTCCACGCCCACATCTGGCCCCGCTACGACTGGGAACCCGACGACCGCGTCAGGCTGCCCGTGTGGCTGTACGAGCGGGAGTGCTGGCGCGGCGAGCGGCACGCGCTGGCTCCGCGCCACGACGCCCTGCGGGCGGCGATCGGCGAGGAGCTGGACCGGCTCGGGCCGGCCGGGCCGACGGCCTGA
- a CDS encoding DJ-1/PfpI family protein: MSETARKPVHLAVYDTYADWETGHTTAHLTQRGHVVRTVGLAAGAPVTTMGGIRIQPDLGLADLRPEDSSLLILTGASLWDTGDELAPFAAKAREFLAAGVPVAAICGATAGLAREGLLDDRAHTSAASFYLAEQPGYGGAGNYVEADAVTDGDLITAGPTEPVAFAREVFARLDVYKPDVLDAWYGLFHHSDESAYPVLMAASAAGDA, encoded by the coding sequence ATGAGCGAGACCGCTCGCAAGCCCGTCCACCTCGCGGTCTACGACACCTACGCCGACTGGGAGACCGGCCACACCACCGCGCACCTCACCCAGCGCGGCCACGTCGTGCGGACGGTCGGCCTCGCCGCCGGAGCGCCGGTCACCACCATGGGCGGCATCCGCATCCAGCCTGACCTGGGCCTGGCCGATCTGCGACCGGAGGACTCCTCGCTACTGATCCTCACCGGGGCCTCCTTGTGGGACACGGGCGACGAGCTGGCGCCCTTCGCGGCGAAGGCGCGGGAGTTCCTGGCCGCCGGAGTGCCGGTCGCGGCGATCTGCGGCGCCACCGCCGGCCTCGCCCGCGAAGGCCTGCTGGACGACCGCGCCCACACCAGCGCGGCCTCCTTCTACCTGGCCGAACAGCCCGGCTACGGGGGCGCCGGGAACTACGTCGAGGCCGACGCGGTGACCGACGGGGACCTGATCACGGCGGGCCCGACGGAACCGGTCGCCTTCGCCCGCGAGGTCTTCGCCCGCCTGGACGTCTACAAGCCTGACGTCCTGGACGCCTGGTACGGGCTCTTCCACCACTCGGACGAGAGCGCGTACCCGGTCCTGATGGCGGCATCGGCGGCGGGCGATGCTTGA
- a CDS encoding aspartate-semialdehyde dehydrogenase, with translation MTAPRSTPAPALAVVGATGAVGSVLLRMLSQRADVWGDIRLIASGRSAGRMLSVRGQECEVLALTEDAFDGLGPGDVALFLTPAEVSARWAPVVTARGAAVVDQSAAFRDDPEVPLVVPEINAHAARIRPRGIVAAPDTVTAAMIASLGALHAEYGLTELAVSTYEAASAAGRAGSEALRRQLSLVVGTSLGEQPGDVRRAVGDDTGPFAAPLALNVVPWCGELNEDGWSSHELAVRAQTRRILQLETLPVSVTCVRVPVLTGDSLTVRAGFENEVKAAHAREILEAAPGVVLVDDPAAGEFPTPVDAAGTDPAWVGRVRASLDDPYALEFFVCADNLRQGAALNATRIAELIAGEFA, from the coding sequence ATGACCGCCCCCCGGTCGACCCCGGCTCCGGCACTCGCCGTCGTCGGGGCGACCGGAGCAGTCGGTTCGGTCCTGCTCCGGATGCTGTCCCAGCGGGCGGACGTCTGGGGCGACATACGCCTGATCGCCTCCGGGCGCTCGGCCGGCCGCATGCTGTCCGTCCGAGGGCAGGAGTGCGAGGTGCTCGCCCTCACCGAGGACGCCTTCGACGGCCTCGGGCCGGGCGACGTAGCGCTCTTCCTGACCCCGGCCGAGGTCTCGGCCCGGTGGGCGCCCGTCGTCACCGCGCGCGGCGCGGCCGTCGTCGACCAGTCCGCCGCCTTCCGGGACGATCCCGAGGTGCCGCTCGTGGTGCCCGAGATCAACGCCCACGCGGCGCGGATCCGGCCGCGAGGGATCGTCGCCGCCCCGGACACCGTCACCGCCGCGATGATCGCCTCCCTGGGCGCGCTGCACGCCGAGTACGGACTGACCGAGCTGGCCGTCTCCACGTACGAGGCGGCGAGCGCGGCCGGCCGGGCCGGATCCGAGGCGCTGCGCCGCCAGCTGTCGCTGGTCGTCGGGACCTCCCTGGGCGAGCAGCCCGGCGACGTCCGCCGTGCCGTGGGCGATGACACCGGCCCCTTCGCGGCCCCCCTGGCACTCAACGTGGTCCCGTGGTGCGGCGAGCTGAACGAGGACGGCTGGTCCTCGCACGAGCTGGCCGTGCGGGCACAGACGCGCCGGATCCTCCAGCTGGAGACGCTCCCGGTGTCGGTGACCTGCGTACGGGTGCCGGTGCTGACCGGTGACTCGCTGACCGTGCGGGCCGGCTTCGAGAACGAGGTGAAGGCCGCGCACGCCCGGGAGATCCTGGAGGCCGCGCCCGGCGTGGTGCTCGTGGACGACCCCGCGGCGGGGGAGTTCCCCACCCCCGTGGACGCCGCCGGGACGGATCCGGCCTGGGTGGGGCGGGTGCGGGCCTCGCTCGACGACCCCTACGCGCTGGAGTTCTTCGTGTGCGCAGACAATCTCCGCCAGGGGGCGGCGCTGAATGCCACACGGATCGCGGAACTGATCGCAGGTGAATTTGCGTAA
- a CDS encoding DUF5063 domain-containing protein: protein MSDATLHALGQDPDDFAASIADQIESFIVAVTEVAKGEDPDSAVPFLLLEVSQLLLAGGRLGAYQDVLPDERYEPDLGPEPDVDDLRERFAIMLEPVDVYSEVFDPYEPRKAPVAHRISDDLADVVADLRHGLIHHQAGRITEALWWWQFSYFTNWGPTASATLRALQSLISHVRLNQPLAALDGLDTDEDLTEDDLAEQAGQVMAEELGGLGRK from the coding sequence ATGTCTGACGCAACGCTGCACGCTCTCGGCCAGGATCCGGACGACTTCGCCGCCTCGATCGCGGACCAGATCGAGTCGTTCATCGTCGCGGTCACCGAGGTCGCCAAGGGCGAGGACCCGGACAGCGCGGTGCCCTTCCTCCTCCTGGAGGTGTCCCAGCTGCTGCTGGCGGGCGGCCGGCTGGGCGCGTACCAGGACGTGCTGCCCGACGAGCGCTACGAGCCCGACCTGGGCCCCGAGCCGGACGTCGACGACCTGCGCGAGCGGTTCGCGATCATGCTGGAGCCGGTCGACGTCTACTCCGAGGTCTTCGACCCGTACGAGCCGCGCAAGGCCCCCGTCGCCCACCGGATCTCCGACGACCTGGCCGATGTGGTCGCCGACCTGCGGCACGGCCTCATCCACCACCAGGCGGGCCGCATCACGGAGGCGCTGTGGTGGTGGCAGTTCTCGTACTTCACCAACTGGGGCCCGACGGCCTCGGCGACGCTGCGCGCCCTCCAGTCCCTGATCTCGCACGTGCGCCTGAACCAGCCGCTGGCGGCCCTGGACGGCCTGGACACGGACGAGGACCTGACCGAGGACGACCTCGCGGAGCAGGCCGGACAGGTGATGGCGGAGGAGCTCGGCGGCCTGGGCCGCAAGTGA
- a CDS encoding aspartate aminotransferase family protein: MTPHATPHTLAAVKDADRKHVFHSWSAQALIDPLAVAGAEGSYFWDYEGKRYLDFSSQLVNTNIGHQHPKVVAAIQEQAARLCTLAPGFAVDVRSEAARLIAERTPGDLDKIFFTNGGAEAVENAVRMARLHTGRAKVLSTYRSYHGATAAAINLTGDPRRWPSDTAAAGVVHFWGPYLYRSAFHATTEAEECERALAHLADTIAFEGPQSIAAIILESVPGTAGIMVPPAGYLAGVRELCDRHGIVFILDEVMAGFGRTGTWFAADHWGVTPDLITFAKGVNSGYVPLGGVAISAAIAETFATRPYPGGLTYSGHPLACAAAVATINTMEEEGVVEHAAHLGENVIGPALAELAERHPSVGEVRGLGAFWALELVRDKETREPLVPYNAAGADNAPMAEFAAACKASGLWPFVNMNRTHVVPACTITEAEAKEGLALLDEALTVADRHTTA; encoded by the coding sequence ATGACCCCTCATGCCACCCCGCACACCCTTGCCGCCGTGAAGGACGCAGATCGGAAGCACGTCTTCCATTCCTGGTCCGCCCAGGCCCTGATCGACCCGCTCGCCGTCGCGGGGGCCGAGGGCTCCTACTTCTGGGACTACGAGGGCAAGCGATACCTCGACTTCTCCTCCCAGCTGGTCAACACCAACATCGGCCACCAGCACCCCAAGGTCGTCGCCGCGATCCAGGAGCAGGCCGCCCGGCTCTGCACCCTCGCGCCGGGCTTCGCCGTCGACGTCCGCTCCGAGGCCGCACGCCTCATCGCCGAGCGGACCCCCGGTGACCTGGACAAGATCTTCTTCACCAACGGCGGCGCCGAGGCCGTCGAGAACGCCGTCCGCATGGCCCGTCTGCACACGGGCCGCGCCAAGGTGCTCTCCACCTACCGCTCGTACCACGGAGCCACCGCCGCCGCGATCAACCTGACCGGCGACCCGCGCCGCTGGCCGTCCGACACGGCCGCCGCCGGCGTCGTGCACTTCTGGGGCCCGTACCTCTACCGCTCCGCCTTCCACGCGACCACCGAGGCCGAGGAGTGCGAGCGCGCGCTCGCCCACCTCGCCGACACCATCGCCTTCGAGGGCCCGCAGTCGATCGCGGCGATCATCCTGGAGAGCGTGCCGGGCACCGCGGGCATCATGGTCCCGCCCGCCGGCTACCTCGCGGGCGTCCGCGAGCTCTGCGACCGCCACGGCATCGTCTTCATCCTCGACGAGGTCATGGCCGGCTTCGGCCGAACCGGCACGTGGTTCGCCGCCGACCACTGGGGCGTCACCCCCGACCTGATCACCTTCGCCAAGGGCGTCAACAGCGGCTACGTGCCGCTCGGCGGCGTGGCCATCTCGGCCGCCATCGCCGAGACCTTCGCCACCCGCCCCTACCCGGGCGGACTGACGTACTCCGGCCACCCCCTGGCCTGCGCCGCCGCCGTCGCGACGATCAACACGATGGAGGAGGAGGGCGTCGTCGAGCACGCCGCCCACCTCGGCGAGAACGTGATCGGCCCGGCGCTCGCGGAGCTCGCCGAGCGCCACCCCTCGGTCGGCGAGGTCCGCGGCCTCGGCGCCTTCTGGGCCCTGGAGCTCGTACGGGACAAGGAGACGCGCGAGCCGCTCGTCCCGTACAACGCGGCCGGTGCGGACAACGCCCCGATGGCCGAGTTCGCCGCGGCCTGCAAGGCGTCCGGGCTGTGGCCCTTCGTCAACATGAACCGGACCCACGTCGTCCCCGCCTGCACCATCACGGAGGCGGAGGCGAAGGAGGGCCTGGCCCTGCTGGACGAGGCGCTGACGGTCGCCGACCGCCACACCACCGCGTAA
- a CDS encoding YbaB/EbfC family nucleoid-associated protein, with amino-acid sequence MIPGGGQPNMQQLLQQAQKMQQDLAAAQEELARTEVEGQAGGGLVKATVTGSGELRALVIDPKAVDPEDTETLADLVVAAVQAANENAQALQQEKLGPLAQGLGGGSGIPGLPF; translated from the coding sequence GTGATTCCCGGTGGTGGCCAGCCCAACATGCAGCAGCTGCTCCAGCAGGCCCAGAAGATGCAGCAGGACCTCGCTGCGGCGCAGGAGGAGCTGGCGCGGACCGAGGTCGAAGGCCAGGCCGGCGGCGGCCTGGTCAAGGCGACCGTCACCGGCTCCGGTGAGCTGCGCGCGCTGGTGATCGACCCGAAGGCCGTGGACCCGGAGGACACGGAGACGCTCGCCGACCTGGTGGTCGCGGCGGTCCAAGCCGCCAACGAGAACGCCCAGGCGCTCCAGCAGGAGAAGCTGGGCCCCCTCGCGCAGGGCCTGGGCGGCGGCAGCGGGATTCCCGGGCTGCCGTTCTAG
- a CDS encoding nuclear transport factor 2 family protein — MEPLRVVARLWERIEARDWEGVAGLIAEDAVIEWPVSAERIVGRANFIAVNSDDGDADEKPVRVLRILADGDHVVTEVEVPQDHVLYRAVSLWTVRDGEVVEAREYWTSPGQDPAPRWRAGFVEPLAAD, encoded by the coding sequence ATGGAGCCGTTGAGGGTAGTGGCACGACTGTGGGAGCGGATCGAGGCACGCGACTGGGAAGGCGTGGCCGGGCTCATCGCCGAGGACGCCGTCATCGAATGGCCCGTGAGCGCCGAGCGCATCGTCGGGCGCGCCAACTTCATCGCCGTGAACAGCGACGACGGCGACGCGGACGAGAAGCCCGTGAGAGTGCTCCGGATCCTGGCCGACGGGGACCACGTCGTCACCGAGGTGGAGGTGCCCCAGGACCACGTCCTCTACCGGGCCGTCTCCCTGTGGACCGTGCGCGACGGGGAGGTCGTGGAGGCGAGGGAGTACTGGACCAGCCCCGGCCAGGACCCCGCCCCGCGCTGGCGGGCGGGATTCGTCGAGCCCCTGGCGGCGGACTGA
- a CDS encoding serine/threonine-protein kinase — protein sequence MEQLHPHDPHRIGPYRLLSRLGAGGMGQVYLARSDRGRTVAVKLVHPGLAALEEFRIRFRQEVAAARRVGGEWTAPVLDADTEAATPWFATGYVAGPSLRRVVAHGFGPLPDRSVRILAAGLAHALTDIHRAGIVHRDLKPSNVLITLDGPRVIDFGIARCPTGCGAGPTRVGDVIGSPGFMAPEQIRGEPVTAACDVFCLGAVLAYAATGRLPFGDAEHPGGLAALLLRSTEAEPDLAGVPAELLDLVRDCLHRDPGARPGPAEVLARVGADDTVADGRALEPWLPTPLVARLGRHAVELLDREDAGPDRAVPAPPPLPPSYSAYPPLEPEPPPRPWTASTALLLAVAAVVAVLSAGTVYAVMSGAEDPRPPVTSPRTPVAAGSGSPSASASASALGSASGSASGFASGSAHVAGLLPEAYVGTWQAVRGSQTWRLTLTRGGVGEQVMSLDVQDPGFACSWTAALHGAPGPDPVELDASTVTSGAPPTCTAGGRSRLRLLPDGALRRELAGSDGPPLDYRRQ from the coding sequence ATGGAACAACTGCATCCGCACGACCCGCACCGCATCGGCCCCTACCGCCTGTTGTCCCGGCTCGGCGCCGGCGGCATGGGCCAGGTCTACCTCGCCCGCTCCGACCGCGGCCGCACCGTCGCGGTCAAGCTGGTCCACCCCGGGCTCGCCGCCCTCGAGGAGTTCCGCATCCGCTTCCGCCAGGAGGTCGCCGCCGCCCGCCGGGTCGGCGGCGAATGGACCGCCCCGGTCCTGGACGCCGACACCGAGGCCGCGACCCCCTGGTTCGCCACCGGCTACGTCGCCGGGCCGAGCCTGCGCCGGGTCGTCGCCCACGGCTTCGGCCCGCTGCCGGACCGTTCCGTGCGGATCCTGGCTGCGGGCCTCGCGCACGCCCTCACGGACATCCACCGGGCCGGCATCGTCCACCGCGACCTGAAGCCCTCGAACGTCCTGATCACCCTCGACGGCCCCCGCGTCATCGACTTCGGCATCGCCCGCTGCCCCACCGGGTGCGGTGCCGGTCCGACCCGGGTCGGCGACGTCATCGGCTCCCCCGGTTTCATGGCCCCCGAGCAGATCCGCGGAGAGCCGGTGACCGCCGCGTGCGACGTCTTCTGCCTCGGCGCGGTCCTGGCGTACGCGGCCACCGGGCGCCTGCCCTTCGGCGACGCGGAGCACCCCGGCGGCCTGGCGGCGCTCCTGCTGCGCAGCACCGAAGCGGAACCCGACCTGGCCGGCGTACCGGCGGAACTGCTCGACCTCGTACGGGACTGCCTGCACAGGGATCCGGGCGCGCGGCCCGGGCCCGCCGAGGTACTGGCCCGGGTCGGCGCCGACGACACCGTGGCCGACGGGAGGGCCCTGGAGCCGTGGCTGCCGACCCCGCTGGTGGCCCGGCTCGGGCGGCACGCCGTAGAGCTGCTGGACCGCGAGGACGCCGGGCCGGACCGTGCGGTGCCGGCGCCGCCTCCGCTGCCGCCCTCCTACTCCGCGTACCCGCCGCTGGAACCGGAACCTCCGCCCAGGCCCTGGACGGCGTCCACGGCCCTGCTCCTCGCGGTGGCCGCGGTCGTGGCGGTCCTGTCCGCCGGCACGGTGTACGCGGTGATGAGCGGGGCCGAGGATCCGCGCCCGCCCGTCACGAGTCCCCGTACGCCGGTGGCGGCCGGCTCCGGATCGCCTTCCGCTTCGGCCTCCGCTTCGGCTCTGGGTTCCGCTTCGGGGTCCGCTTCAGGGTTCGCTTCGGGGTCCGCGCACGTGGCCGGGCTCCTCCCCGAGGCCTACGTCGGCACCTGGCAGGCCGTCCGCGGCAGCCAGACCTGGCGGCTCACGCTCACGCGCGGCGGAGTCGGCGAACAGGTGATGTCCCTGGACGTCCAGGACCCCGGATTCGCCTGCTCCTGGACCGCGGCCCTGCACGGCGCCCCCGGCCCCGACCCCGTGGAGCTGGACGCCTCCACCGTCACCTCCGGCGCCCCGCCGACCTGCACGGCGGGCGGCCGGAGCCGGCTGCGGCTGCTGCCCGACGGCGCCCTGCGCAGAGAGCTCGCGGGCAGTGACGGTCCCCCGCTCGACTACCGCAGGCAGTGA
- a CDS encoding GntR family transcriptional regulator: MPGSGAVTRNTLRQQIADALRDEVLAGRLPPGTEFTVKQIAEQYEVSATPVREALVDLSAQGLLELVQHRGFRVRIFSVDDFRGMIEARSLVVDGIFRRLAERGTAPGSGEMLVSVRRRGEEARRAAQSGSLEVLIGYDLRFWRELSGLVANTYITEFLHRIRVQCWVFAVPHLQREPQLREALWDGHGDLVDAVTLADADAVRRIVHGYNEHALAWAERLRAPAAP, encoded by the coding sequence ATGCCAGGCAGCGGAGCTGTCACCCGCAACACACTTCGCCAGCAGATCGCGGACGCGCTGCGTGACGAGGTGCTCGCGGGACGCCTGCCTCCGGGGACCGAGTTCACCGTGAAGCAGATAGCCGAGCAGTACGAGGTCTCCGCGACCCCGGTCCGCGAGGCGCTCGTGGACCTCTCGGCCCAGGGGCTGCTGGAACTGGTCCAGCACCGCGGCTTCCGCGTGCGGATCTTCTCGGTCGACGACTTCCGCGGCATGATCGAGGCCCGTTCGCTGGTCGTGGACGGCATCTTCCGCAGGCTCGCCGAGCGGGGCACCGCCCCCGGCTCCGGCGAGATGCTGGTGTCGGTGCGCCGCCGGGGCGAGGAGGCGCGCAGGGCGGCCCAGAGCGGCTCCCTGGAGGTACTGATCGGCTACGACCTGCGCTTCTGGCGGGAACTGAGCGGCCTGGTCGCCAACACCTACATCACCGAGTTCCTGCACCGCATCCGCGTGCAGTGCTGGGTCTTCGCCGTCCCCCACCTCCAGCGCGAGCCGCAGCTGCGGGAAGCCCTCTGGGACGGGCACGGCGATCTGGTGGACGCCGTGACCCTGGCGGACGCCGACGCGGTACGCCGCATCGTGCACGGCTACAACGAGCACGCGCTGGCCTGGGCCGAGCGCCTCCGAGCCCCTGCGGCCCCCTAG
- the recR gene encoding recombination mediator RecR, protein MYEGVVQDLIDELGRLPGVGPKSAQRIAFHILQAEPTDVRRLAHALLEVKDKVRFCAVCGNVAQEERCGICRDPRRDTTVICVVEEPKDVVAIERTREFRGKYHVLGGAISPIEGVGPDDLRIRELLARLADGEVTELILATDPNLEGEATATYLARMIKPMGLKVTRLASGLPVGGDLEYADEVTLGRAFEGRRLLDV, encoded by the coding sequence TTGTACGAAGGCGTGGTCCAGGACCTGATCGACGAACTGGGCAGGCTGCCCGGCGTCGGGCCCAAGAGCGCGCAGCGGATCGCCTTCCACATCCTGCAGGCCGAGCCCACCGACGTCCGCCGCCTCGCGCACGCGCTGCTCGAGGTCAAGGACAAGGTCCGGTTCTGCGCCGTGTGCGGGAACGTGGCGCAGGAGGAGCGGTGCGGCATCTGCCGCGACCCGCGCCGGGACACGACGGTCATCTGTGTCGTCGAGGAGCCGAAGGACGTGGTCGCGATCGAGCGGACCCGCGAGTTCCGGGGCAAGTACCACGTCCTCGGCGGCGCGATCAGCCCGATCGAGGGCGTCGGCCCGGACGACCTGCGGATCCGCGAGCTGCTGGCGCGCCTGGCGGACGGCGAGGTGACCGAGCTGATCCTCGCCACCGACCCGAACCTGGAGGGCGAGGCGACCGCCACCTACCTCGCCCGCATGATCAAGCCCATGGGCCTGAAGGTCACCCGCCTGGCCAGCGGGCTCCCCGTCGGGGGAGATCTGGAGTACGCGGACGAGGTCACGCTGGGGCGGGCCTTTGAAGGAAGGCGACTTCTCGATGTCTGA
- a CDS encoding aspartate kinase has protein sequence MGLVVQKYGGSSVADAEGIKRVAKRIVDAKKNGHQVVVVVSAMGDTTDELIDLAEQVSPMPAGREFDMLLTAGERISMALLAMAIKNLGHEAQSFTGSQAGVITDSVHNKARIIDVTPGRIRTALDEGNIAIVAGFQGVSADSKDITTLGRGGSDTTAVALAAALDAEVCEIYTDVDGVFTADPRVVKKARKIDWISSEDMLELAASGSKVLLHRCVEYARRYNIPIHVRSSFSGLPGTWVSNENPQGDEQVEHAIISGVAHDVSEAKITVVGVPDKPGEAAAIFRAIADAEINIDMIVQNVSAASTGLTDISFTLPKAEGHKAIDALEKAKGAIGFDSLRYDDQIGKISLVGAGMKTNPGVTASFFQALSDAGVNIELISTSEIRISVVTRQDDVNEAVRAVHTAFGLDSDSDEAVVYGGTGR, from the coding sequence GTGGGCCTTGTCGTGCAGAAGTACGGAGGCTCCTCCGTAGCCGATGCCGAGGGCATCAAGCGCGTCGCCAAGCGGATCGTGGACGCCAAGAAGAACGGCCACCAAGTGGTGGTCGTGGTGTCCGCGATGGGCGACACGACGGACGAGCTGATCGATCTCGCCGAGCAGGTTTCCCCGATGCCTGCCGGGCGCGAATTCGACATGCTGCTGACCGCCGGAGAGCGGATCTCCATGGCCCTGCTGGCCATGGCGATCAAAAACCTGGGCCACGAGGCCCAGTCGTTCACCGGTAGCCAGGCAGGCGTCATCACCGACTCGGTCCACAACAAAGCGCGCATCATCGATGTCACGCCGGGCCGTATCCGCACCGCGCTGGACGAGGGCAACATCGCCATCGTCGCCGGTTTCCAGGGCGTGTCCGCGGACTCCAAGGACATCACCACCCTGGGCCGCGGCGGCTCGGACACCACCGCCGTGGCGCTCGCCGCGGCGCTGGACGCCGAGGTCTGCGAGATCTACACCGACGTCGACGGCGTCTTCACCGCGGACCCCCGCGTCGTGAAGAAGGCCCGGAAGATCGACTGGATCTCCTCCGAGGACATGCTGGAGCTGGCGGCTTCCGGTTCCAAGGTGCTGCTGCACCGCTGTGTCGAGTACGCACGCCGATACAACATCCCGATCCACGTCCGGTCGTCCTTCTCGGGACTTCCGGGCACCTGGGTCAGCAACGAGAATCCGCAAGGGGACGAGCAGGTGGAGCACGCCATCATCTCCGGAGTCGCTCACGACGTCTCCGAAGCCAAGATCACGGTCGTCGGCGTCCCGGACAAGCCGGGCGAGGCCGCGGCGATCTTCCGCGCCATCGCGGACGCCGAGATCAACATCGACATGATCGTGCAGAACGTCTCCGCGGCCTCGACTGGCCTCACCGACATCTCCTTCACGCTCCCCAAGGCCGAGGGCCACAAGGCCATCGACGCCCTGGAGAAGGCGAAGGGCGCGATCGGCTTCGACTCCCTGCGCTACGACGACCAGATCGGCAAGATCTCCCTGGTCGGCGCCGGCATGAAGACGAACCCGGGCGTCACCGCCTCGTTCTTCCAGGCGCTGTCCGACGCGGGCGTCAACATCGAGCTGATCTCCACCTCGGAGATCCGCATCTCGGTCGTGACCCGCCAGGACGACGTCAACGAGGCCGTCCGCGCCGTGCACACGGCCTTCGGCCTGGACTCCGACAGCGACGAGGCCGTCGTCTACGGAGGCACCGGCCGATGA